One Candidatus Hydrogenedentota bacterium DNA segment encodes these proteins:
- the alr gene encoding alanine racemase, whose amino-acid sequence MSAPAPSRAIVDLNAYAKNLNAVRARIPKECGIVAVIKADAYGHGAVQVARKAVAEGVRMVAVAAVSEAIELREAGIEAPVLLLVQPDADALAAAIEANVRLMISDVQTAERLGELARKANKVVPIHCKIDTGMGRQGFSSETAVRDLLSLTKISHVDIEGIATHFAVADSTRDSFTSTQLRVFRQVLRQIEKEGIPYEMAHAANSGGVVNHEGSTFDMVRVGLMAYGVWPSDTPPAAHVLTPVLRWESKIVLIKELAGGASIGYGRTFTTHEASRVGVVPVGYADGYPLSLSNRASVLVRGKRCPVRGRVSMDQIVVELNDVPNASCGDAVTIIGSDGGESITAAELAERGGTIPYEILTGIGKRVTREYVGVVKEH is encoded by the coding sequence ATGAGCGCACCGGCGCCCTCGCGCGCGATCGTCGATCTCAATGCGTACGCGAAGAACCTGAACGCGGTGCGCGCGCGCATTCCCAAGGAGTGCGGGATCGTTGCCGTAATCAAGGCCGACGCATACGGTCACGGCGCGGTCCAGGTCGCGCGCAAGGCCGTCGCCGAAGGCGTGCGCATGGTGGCGGTAGCCGCGGTGTCCGAAGCGATCGAACTGCGGGAGGCGGGCATTGAAGCCCCGGTCCTCCTGCTCGTGCAGCCTGATGCGGACGCGCTGGCCGCGGCGATCGAGGCGAATGTCCGGCTGATGATCTCCGACGTGCAAACCGCCGAGCGCCTCGGCGAACTCGCCCGCAAGGCGAACAAGGTCGTCCCGATTCACTGCAAGATCGACACAGGCATGGGCAGGCAGGGATTCAGCTCGGAGACGGCCGTCAGGGACTTGTTGTCGCTCACCAAGATATCGCACGTGGACATCGAAGGCATCGCCACGCACTTTGCCGTAGCCGACTCGACGCGCGATTCGTTCACGTCCACGCAGTTGCGCGTGTTCCGGCAGGTGTTGCGCCAGATCGAGAAGGAAGGCATCCCCTACGAGATGGCGCACGCGGCGAACAGCGGCGGCGTGGTGAACCACGAAGGCTCGACGTTTGACATGGTGCGCGTGGGACTTATGGCCTATGGCGTTTGGCCCTCGGATACGCCCCCTGCGGCGCACGTGCTGACCCCCGTGCTCCGATGGGAATCGAAGATCGTCCTGATCAAGGAACTCGCCGGTGGCGCCAGCATTGGGTACGGACGCACGTTCACGACGCACGAAGCGTCACGCGTGGGCGTGGTGCCGGTGGGCTATGCGGACGGATATCCGCTGAGCCTGTCCAACCGCGCATCCGTGCTGGTGCGCGGCAAACGGTGCCCCGTCCGCGGCCGCGTTTCCATGGACCAGATCGTCGTCGAATTGAACGACGTGCCGAACGCGTCCTGCGGCGACGCAGTCACGATCATCGGGAGCGATGGTGGCGAGAGCATCACCGCGGCCGAGTTGGCCGAGCGCGGCGGTACAATTCCCTACGAGATTCTCACGGGCATCGGCAAGCGCGTAACGCGCGAATACGTCGGGGTGGTAAAGGAGCATTAA